One part of the Phragmites australis chromosome 3, lpPhrAust1.1, whole genome shotgun sequence genome encodes these proteins:
- the LOC133913855 gene encoding uncharacterized protein LOC133913855 isoform X4 has product MRCMIQELMGMGMIGAKIMLGPSELKLELMPNEVKLEGSKNYLSWARRVEVILGGKGVEHYLEESCVEPADKFNTEWKVWHTTNYVVVAWLMASMSPIGKMVESMRSAAKIWKTLKNMYSRKGNMMMLMEIQNKVYVVKQEGRPVEEYASELKYLWGELDHYAPLQMVTPNDTQAVQKWVEDRRVIHFLKHLDHVFESRRAAFCHLDSLPTLEAVISAMVQEESRLHVMGGNNPVRSTYTTMNGRKCYSCGEKWHLSYNCPNPRNHNGGRTRIRGGRGGSRGGYGGGRGGHGGGRGRGHGGPSANVASSGEAPFIILMGEQVMQWEQWQKGKASEDSTRTSSQGPVTAAAAHFGNFANYARAGEGTQAHALASYHSHLDWIIDSGAAKHVTGEEDWEEDWDWSQA; this is encoded by the exons ATGAGATGCATGATTCAGGAACTCATGGGGATGGGCATGATTGGTGCTAAAATAATGCTGGGACCATCTGAGCTAAAGCTGGAGCTTATGCCAAATGAAGTGAAGCTAGAAGGTAGCAAGAATTATCTGAGTTGGGCAAGAAGAGTGGAAGTAATTCTTGGTGGAAAAGGCGTGGAGCATTACCTAGAAGAGAGTTGTGTTGAGCCTGCTGACAAGTTCAACACAGAATGGAAGGTGTGGCACACCACAAATTATGTTGTGGTGGCATGGCTGATGGCATCGATGTCTCCTATTGGTAAGATGGTAGAATCAATGCGGAGTGCCGCAAAAATATGGAAAACGTTGAAGAACATGTATTCCAGGAAAGGAAACATGATGATGTTGATGGAAATTCAGAACAAGGTGTATGTAGTGAAACAGGAAGGGAGACCAGTTGAAGAGTATGCTAGTGAGCTGAAGTATTTGTGGGGGGAGCTGGATCATTATGCTCCACTCCAAATGGTAACTCCAAACGATACACAGGCTGTACAGAAATGGGTGGAGGATAGGAGAGTCATTCATTTTCTGAAGCATCTAGACCATGTGTTTGAGAGTAGGAGGGCTGCCTTTTGTCATCTAGATAGTCTTCCTACTCTAGAGGCTGTCATCTCAGCCATGGTACAGGAGGAGAGCAGGCTCCATGTGATGGGTGGTAATAACCCAGTGAGATCAACCTACACCACAATGAATGGCAGGAAGTGTTATAGTTGTGGAGAGAAATGGCACTTGAGCTACAACTGTCCAAACCCAAGGAACCATAACGGTGGTCGAACTAGgattcgtggtggtcgtggtggtagCCGTGGTGGCTATGGAGGGGGTCGCGGAGGCCACGGTGGAGGTAGAGGCAGAGGTCATGGTGGCCCTAGTGCCAATGTGGCATCATCAGGGGAAGCTCCATTTATCATCCTAATGGGAGAGCAAGTCATGCAGTGGGAACAGTGGCAGAAAGGCAAAGCCTCTGAGGACTCCACAAGAACCTCCTCACAGGGTCCTGTGACAGCAGCTGCCGCTCATTTTGGTAACTTTGCCAACTACGCCCGTGCGGGCGAAGGTACTCAGGCACATGCACTTGCATCATATCACTCTCATTTAGATTGGATTATAGATTCAGGTGCAGCCAAGCATGTGACAG GAGAAGAGGACTGGGAAGAGGATTGGGACTGGAGTCAAGCGTAA
- the LOC133913855 gene encoding uncharacterized protein LOC133913855 isoform X3 — MRCMIQELMGMGMIGAKIMLGPSELKLELMPNEVKLEGSKNYLSWARRVEVILGGKGVEHYLEESCVEPADKFNTEWKVWHTTNYVVVAWLMASMSPIGKMVESMRSAAKIWKTLKNMYSRKGNMMMLMEIQNKVYVVKQEGRPVEEYASELKYLWGELDHYAPLQMVTPNDTQAVQKWVEDRRVIHFLKHLDHVFESRRAAFCHLDSLPTLEAVISAMVQEESRLHVMGGNNPVRSTYTTMNGRKCYSCGEKWHLSYNCPNPRNHNGGRTRIRGGRGGSRGGYGGGRGGHGGGRGRGHGGPSANVASSGEAPFIILMGEQVMQWEQWQKGKASEDSTRTSSQGPVTAAAAHFGNFANYARAGEGTQAHALASYHSHLDWIIDSGAAKHVTGSLHTFSSYIPYTHLKPFKQSMVLLNLLEV, encoded by the coding sequence ATGAGATGCATGATTCAGGAACTCATGGGGATGGGCATGATTGGTGCTAAAATAATGCTGGGACCATCTGAGCTAAAGCTGGAGCTTATGCCAAATGAAGTGAAGCTAGAAGGTAGCAAGAATTATCTGAGTTGGGCAAGAAGAGTGGAAGTAATTCTTGGTGGAAAAGGCGTGGAGCATTACCTAGAAGAGAGTTGTGTTGAGCCTGCTGACAAGTTCAACACAGAATGGAAGGTGTGGCACACCACAAATTATGTTGTGGTGGCATGGCTGATGGCATCGATGTCTCCTATTGGTAAGATGGTAGAATCAATGCGGAGTGCCGCAAAAATATGGAAAACGTTGAAGAACATGTATTCCAGGAAAGGAAACATGATGATGTTGATGGAAATTCAGAACAAGGTGTATGTAGTGAAACAGGAAGGGAGACCAGTTGAAGAGTATGCTAGTGAGCTGAAGTATTTGTGGGGGGAGCTGGATCATTATGCTCCACTCCAAATGGTAACTCCAAACGATACACAGGCTGTACAGAAATGGGTGGAGGATAGGAGAGTCATTCATTTTCTGAAGCATCTAGACCATGTGTTTGAGAGTAGGAGGGCTGCCTTTTGTCATCTAGATAGTCTTCCTACTCTAGAGGCTGTCATCTCAGCCATGGTACAGGAGGAGAGCAGGCTCCATGTGATGGGTGGTAATAACCCAGTGAGATCAACCTACACCACAATGAATGGCAGGAAGTGTTATAGTTGTGGAGAGAAATGGCACTTGAGCTACAACTGTCCAAACCCAAGGAACCATAACGGTGGTCGAACTAGgattcgtggtggtcgtggtggtagCCGTGGTGGCTATGGAGGGGGTCGCGGAGGCCACGGTGGAGGTAGAGGCAGAGGTCATGGTGGCCCTAGTGCCAATGTGGCATCATCAGGGGAAGCTCCATTTATCATCCTAATGGGAGAGCAAGTCATGCAGTGGGAACAGTGGCAGAAAGGCAAAGCCTCTGAGGACTCCACAAGAACCTCCTCACAGGGTCCTGTGACAGCAGCTGCCGCTCATTTTGGTAACTTTGCCAACTACGCCCGTGCGGGCGAAGGTACTCAGGCACATGCACTTGCATCATATCACTCTCATTTAGATTGGATTATAGATTCAGGTGCAGCCAAGCATGTGACAGGTTCACTTCATACTTTCTCTTCTTACATTCCTTATACTCATCTTAAACCATTTAAACAGTCGATGGTACTTCTCAACCTATTAGAGGTGTAG